From a single Miscanthus floridulus cultivar M001 chromosome 8, ASM1932011v1, whole genome shotgun sequence genomic region:
- the LOC136473844 gene encoding uncharacterized protein, with the protein MKALCPKPGKGGKIHPSPAEDPIAAAFRLLPAAILVLVAGLCPEDQRVLAHLVTRSFLVGWDAATAPPPEQQARGGGGTRRRARGHPPTVGCLCFECYGSFWSRWDCSPQHDRIHDVLEAFEEHLSAAESAAAATPPSSKRRDKGKRGRAPAATTPPPQPPVPARSSPESPEPAASEVVAQEPLSSPLLPSCPSTPPAPAACLSENKENVPEETAAAEEAQAEECGGGEVAVEAEEERKRGWADVMGGVLNLRRWGIWSPAAVESGAT; encoded by the coding sequence ATGAAGGCGCTGTGCCCCAAGCCCGGCAAGGGCGGCAAGATCCACCCGTCGCCCGCCGAGGACCCCATCGCGGCGGCGTTCCGGCTCCTCCCGGCCGccatcctcgtcctcgtcgccgGGCTGTGCCCCGAGGACCAGCGGGTGCTGGCCCACCTCGTCACGCGCTCGTTCCTGGTGGGCTGGGACGCcgccacggcgccgccgccggagcagcaggcgcgcggaggcggcggcaCGCGTCGCCGAGCACGCGGCCACCCGCCGACCGTCGGGTGCCTGTGCTTCGAGTGCTACGGCAGCTTCTGGTCGCGGTGGGACTGCTCCCCGCAGCACGACCGCATCCACGACGTCCTCGAGGCCTTCGAGGAGCACCTCAGCGCCGCcgagtccgccgccgccgccacacctCCCTCCTCCAAGCGCCGCGACAAGGGCAAGCGCGGCAGGGCTCCTGCCGCCACTACGCCTCCGCCGCAGCCGCCGGTGCCGGCGCGGAGCAGCCCCGAGTCCCCGGAGCCCGCCGCTTCCGAGGTGGTGGCCCAGGAACCCCTCTCGTCGCCGCTCCTTCCTTCCTGCCCTTCTACCCCGCCGGCTCCCGCGGCGTGCCTCTCCGAGAACAAGGAGAATGTCCCGGAAGAGACTGCCGCCGCGGAGGAGGCCCAAGCGGAGGAATGCGGCGGCGgagaggtggcggtggaggccgaggaggagaGGAAGCGCGGGTGGGCGGACGTGATGGGCGGGGTGCTCAACCTCCGCCGCTGGGGGATTTGGAGCCCTGCCGCCGTGGAGAGCGGCGCCACCtag